The Arachis duranensis cultivar V14167 chromosome 2, aradu.V14167.gnm2.J7QH, whole genome shotgun sequence genome has a window encoding:
- the LOC107474547 gene encoding probable methyltransferase PMT6: MGGFAVGSAFDSKSGQIIMAALLLMVVSFYAGTLLGNNAPLYVSQPSSVTSSNLLSSSGTSRFSNKVALTYRKTPIVIPETGVDVCPLMFNEYIPCHDISYVATLIPSLDLSRKEELERHCPPLEKRLFCLVPPPKDYKIPIKWPLSRDYVWQSNVNHTHLADVKGGQNWVHPKGQLWWFPGGGTHFKNGASEYIQRLGNMITNETGDLRSAGVVQVLDVGCGVASFSAYLLPLDIRAMSFAPKDGHENQIQFALERGIGAMISAMSTIQLPYPTGSFEMIHCSRCRIDFHENDGILLKELHRLLRANGYFVYSSPPAYRKDKDYPIIWDKLTNLTTAMCWRLIARKVQTAIWIKDDNSSCILQNAEKKLINVCDATDDSKPSWNTPLKNCVQVRNSETDSYKLPPSHERHSVFSENLRKIGISQDDFTSDTLFWQDQVQHYWRLMNIKETEVRNVMDMNAIYGGFAVALDAFPVWVMNVVPAIMKNTLSGIYDRGLIGTFHDWCEPFSSYPRTYDLLHANYLFSQYKTQGEGCLLEDIMLEMDRLIRPLGSVIIRDEEYIVSRIQELAPKFLWDVESHMLENKEKKMERVLICRKKFWAIV, from the exons ATGGGGGGTTTTGCAGTGGGTTCTGCCTTTGATTCCAAATCTGGGCAGATCATAATGGCTGCTTTGCTATTAATGGTTGTTTCTTTCTACGCTGGCACACTCTTGGGCAACAATGCTCCCCTTTATGTCTCTCAACCTTCCTCTGTTACTTCTTCtaatcttctttcttcctcaG GAACATCCAGATTTAGTAACAAAGTTGCGCTGACATACCGAAAAACGCCGATAGTGATTCCAGAAACTGGGGTTGATGTATGCCCTTTGATGTTCAATGAGTACATTCCTTGCCATGATATTTCCTATGTGGCAACATTGATTCCAAGCCTTGATCTTTCTAGGAAAGAGGAGCTGGAGAGACATTGCCCTCCGCTTGAGAAACGCCTATTTTGCTTGGTTCCACCACCTAAGGATTATAAAATACCTATAAAATGGCCTCTTAGCAGGGATTATGTTTGGCAGAGCAATGTCAATCATACGCATCTTGCAGATGTCAAAGGGGGCCAAAATTGGGTCCATCCGAAGGGTCAACTCTGGTGGTTTCCTGGTGGTGGTACCCATTTCAAGAATGGTGCATCTGAATACATACAAAG GTTGGGAAATATGATTACAAATGAGACAGGTGATCTGCGTTCTGCAGGTGTAGTTCAAGTTCTGGATGTTGGATGTGGTGTGGCCAGCTTTTCAGCATATCTTCTTCCCTTGGATATCCGAGCAATGTCCTTTGCCCCAAAGGATGGCCATGAAAATCAGATCCAATTTGCATTAGAGCGAGGAATTGGAGCCATGATCTCTGCCATGTCCACAATACAACTACCATATCCTACTGGATCATTTGAAATGATTCACTGTTCACGTTGCCGCATAGACTTTCATGAGAATG ATGGGATTTTGCTGAAAGAGTTGCATCGCCTTCTTCGTGCTAATGGTTATTTCGTTTATTCTTCTCCACCTGCTTACAGAAAAGATAAAGACTATCCTATCATTTGGGACAAATTGACGAATTTGACTACAGCAATGTGCTGGAGACTCATTGCTCGAAAAGTTCAGACAGCAATATGGATTAAAGATGATAACTCGTCCTGCATTttgcaaaatgcagaaaaaaAGCTTATAAATGTCTGTGATGCTACTGATGACTCCAAACCTTCATGGAATACCCCACTTAAAAATTGTGTACAAGTCAGAAACTCTGAGACAGACTCTTATAAGCTTCCTCCAAGTCACGAACGACATTCAGTGTTTTCCGAGAACCTGAGAAAAATAG GTATAAGTCAAGATGATTTTACATCTGATACTCTCTTCTGGCAAGATCAAGTTCAGCATTACTGGAGACTGATGAACATCAAGGAAACAGAAGTACGCAATGTGATGGACATGAATGCCATTTATGGTGGTTTCGCTGTTGCTTTAGATGCATTTCCTGTTTGGGTGATGAATGTAGTTCCTGCAATCATGAAAAACACTTTGTCTGGAATCTATGACCGGGGATTGATTGGAACTTTTCATGATTG GTGTGAACCATTTTCAAGTTATCCTCGGACATATGATCTTTTGCATGCCAATTACCTCTTTTCCCAGTACAAAACTCAAGGGGAAGGTTGCCTATTGGAGGATATCATGCTAGAGATGGATCGACTTATTCGCCCACtg